Part of the Thermococcus sp. 18S1 genome, AAGACCCCCTCGTTCTCAATGCCCTTTATCGGGGGGACGAAGGCCTTTGAGCCAACCGCCAGAACGAGCTTGTCGTAGGGGACCTCGCCCTTATCGGTGATCACGACCTTCCTCTCGCGGTCTATGGATTTGACCTCCGTTCCGAGCATGAGCTCGATTTTCTGCTTCTCATAGAACTCGTTCGGGAAGACGATCACATCCTCCGGTTTCTCTATCGTGCCGCTGATGACGTGCGGCAGGGCGCAGGGGGAGTACTGCATGGTCTCCTCCTTTCCGACGACCACTATTTCGGCCTTTCTGTCGAGCTTGCGCATGAACAGCGCGAAGTTACTTCCGGCTGTGCCAGAACCTACGACGACGATTCTCATGAGCACCACCGGAGGGAGAAGGGCAAGGAGGTATAAAAGAATAACTAAGAAAAAGAGTTCACTTTCGTCGTTTTATCAGGGGTAGCACTATAAATGCCATTAATATCACCACCCCAGGCCCGCAGATACTCAAACCACTGACTTTTTCTGTTTTGGTAACAGTAATAACTCCAGTTGTTTCCATTGAAGTTGGCGTATTTGTTGCCGTGGACGAAGTTTCTCTTGAGGTCTTGGTAGTTGTGGCTGTTGAGGTCTCCATCTGATCCCCATTCTCGGAGCTTGGGGAGGTGGTGGTTGATGTTTGGATAGTCGTGGTGGTAGTTGTCGTGCTTGTAGCTGTGGTTGAGGCCTGTATGGGGATCAGAGAAATACTTATGGTCTCAACATCGCCACCTCTCAGCTCAATCTCCTCTTCCCACTTTATGTAGCCGTTCTTAACGATGCTGATGGTATACTTACCCTCAGGTAGCTTCAGCTCTAGGGGTGTTGTGCCTTTGTATTCTCCATCAATGTAAATCTCAGCACCGAGGGGAGTTGACGAGATCCGTAGTGTTCCAACGGTTCCAAATATGGGGGTTTCTCGAAGTTGTATATCCTGCACTACAGCACTAGTATCTGCTATGGCAGGGTTACCTTCTGAGTAGGATATCTCGTAACTATTCACATTGAAGACAGCATTCTTCACGATTCCCTTGGAGTCCTTGCATATATTGCATTCAATACCCCCATCCTTAGGCATCTTTATCAGCCAAGCATCAGAGTATCCAGCCCCATAGCTCTTCGTCCAACCAATTGCATAAATGGCATCGTTAAGTTCGAGAGCACCATTCAGTATATCAATATATCTTCCGTAGAAGACCTTCTGCCATATCACGTTTCCATACCCGTTAAGCCGGAGTATCCAGCCGTCTCCATCGGAGTCCACAAAACTCTTACTGTAGCCTGTGACCAAAATGTCTCCAGAAAAGGCAGTTGTGATTCTAAACAGATAATCATAATAGGCGCCCCCGTAGGTTTTGCTCCATATTACGTCACCATCACTGGACAGCCTCATCACGAGGCCATCCATGCCTCCTTGTCCAAAGCTAGAGGTACTGCCAACGACGAGAATATCTCCGTTCTCTTCAACTCTTACCCCGGAAAAATACTCGCTATTTTTGCCGTCGTAGATCTTTGTCCAAATAGGAATCCCATAGGGGTTGAGCTTGAGGAGCAGGGCTTTACCACTCCCCAAAGATCCTGCGATCACTATGTTCGCCGATGGATCAAGATCAATTCCCCATCCAAATTCGGCAGCATTCTGCAATCTGTAGACCCTCTGCCATATAATCTCTCCGTTGGAGTTAAGCCTTAAGACCCACAAGTTGGGTGATCCAAAGCTAGTCGTGTACCCCGCCACAATTATGTCCCCGTTAGATGCTATGGTTACCCCCAGCCCACTATCAGTTTTCGGTCCACCGAAGCTTCTCTGCCAGAGGACGTTCCCATCTGAATCAAGTTTCACGACCCAAAGATCACCATACTTCCCATAGACCAAGCCAAAGGAGGAGTAATAAATCTCACTTGCCCCATAAAATCCAACCATCACCACGCTACCATCATCAGAGACGGCCACAGTATAGAGTCCATCGTAGCGTTCTCCTCCAAGG contains:
- a CDS encoding PEGA domain-containing protein, whose translation is MKWGRKLVLLVALLIMATAIQSGMAVAQDYQDYWVKAYGGKNSEVLFNLDKFSDGSIIAVGYTYSFGAGKSDALVVKFDSEGRILWAKSLGGERYDGLYTVAVSDDGSVVMVGFYGASEIYYSSFGLVYGKYGDLWVVKLDSDGNVLWQRSFGGPKTDSGLGVTIASNGDIIVAGYTTSFGSPNLWVLRLNSNGEIIWQRVYRLQNAAEFGWGIDLDPSANIVIAGSLGSGKALLLKLNPYGIPIWTKIYDGKNSEYFSGVRVEENGDILVVGSTSSFGQGGMDGLVMRLSSDGDVIWSKTYGGAYYDYLFRITTAFSGDILVTGYSKSFVDSDGDGWILRLNGYGNVIWQKVFYGRYIDILNGALELNDAIYAIGWTKSYGAGYSDAWLIKMPKDGGIECNICKDSKGIVKNAVFNVNSYEISYSEGNPAIADTSAVVQDIQLRETPIFGTVGTLRISSTPLGAEIYIDGEYKGTTPLELKLPEGKYTISIVKNGYIKWEEEIELRGGDVETISISLIPIQASTTATSTTTTTTTIQTSTTTSPSSENGDQMETSTATTTKTSRETSSTATNTPTSMETTGVITVTKTEKVSGLSICGPGVVILMAFIVLPLIKRRK